CTGAAATAATCTTAAAACTGACAAATTTATACATTTTCACTCTGAGAACCATTATAAAATGATTTTCAAGGTAAAGATTTATAAATCAGAAAGCTGTTTTTGAATAAAATCAGCAGAGCCTATATATTAATAATATTCCAGAACGATTTAGACCGTTTTTTGCAAAAAAGAAAATTAAAAAATAATGAGCTCACGGCTGGCTTGATAACATAAACCCCTTACGAGTTGATTGTAAGGGGTTTTTATTATATTTTATATTTTTTATTTGATTTTTTAGTTTCTTTATTATATAATTCAGATACTTTTTAGTTAAAAAATTTATGGAATTTAATTTAGCGGGAATAGGGCAAAATCCGCTGATAGCGGCTTGGCTTTTAATAAAATATTTGGGCATCCCAACTCTTTTAATTTTGGGATTTTTTGGCGGAAGAATTTTGTGGTTGAATTCACGGCAGGGAAAATTTTGCTCTAAATTAGAATATACTTTATTGGCGATTGATATTCCAAGAGAAAACGAACAAAGTCCAAAAGCTGTTGAAAATATGTTTGACCAAATTTCAGGCGCGCATTCCACTCTTAACTTTACTGACAAATGGTGGGAAGGCAAATGCCAAGCGAAATTCAGTTTTGAAATTATAAGCATTGACGGCTATGTCCAATTTTTAATTCATACTGAAAAAAATTTCAGGGATTTAGTTGAGGCATCTATTTACGCGCAATATCCTGACGCTGAGATTACCGAGATTGATGATTATATTGAAAACTCGCCAAAATTTTTTCCAAATGAAGAATATAATTTATGGGGAGCGGAATTTATTGAAACAAATAAAGACGCATACCCCATCCAAACTTATCCGTTTTTTGAACATAGTTTAAGCCAGGAATTCAAAGATCCAATGGCGGCTTTAATGGAAATTTTAGCATCATTAAGAAAAGGTGAAAATGTTTGGATACAATATGTCGTGACAATGGAAGGATTTAGCTGGATTGGAAGGTGTAAAAGAGAAATTAATAAAATAGTTGGCAAAAACAACAAAAGCAATAACGGATTTTTAAACCAAATTCTAAGCTTTTTTTCTAATCTTGCCGGAGGAATAGCTGTCCAAATTTCAGGCGCTGAAACACAAACAGCGACAAAAGAAAAAGAAACTGATGGGGCACTAATGCTTAAACTCACTCCCGGAGAAGTAGAGAGCGTAAAAGCAATTGAAAATAAAATGGGCAAAATCGGTTTTAACGTAAAAATGAGAATTATTTATTTTGCTCCCAATGATGTTTATTCTCCAGCTCGTTCAATATCAGCGACAGTTGGAGCTATTAAACAATTTGCAGGACCTTTAAATGGGTTTAAGCCAGAAAGCAAAAGAACGCGCACTAAGAAATTCCTTTTATTTAGCAAAAAACGATTAGCTTCACGGCAAAGAAAAATTTTAAACGCCTATAAAACAAGAAGTAATGATTTAGGTATTGGCAATGGATTCGTTCTTAATTCAGAAGAGTTGGCAACAATATTTCATTTTCCAGATTCAACTGCTGTTAAAACTTCTTTAGTTAAAAAAGTCGCAAGCAAAAAGTTTGAACCGCCAACAAATTTGCCGACAGAGTAAAAACATTTAAACATTTTAACATTTTTTATGTTAGAGAATCAAGAGAAAAAAAACGATATAACATTATTTGCTGAAACAAATTTCAGAAATAAAAAAAAACGGTTTGGGATTAAAATTGATGATAGAAGAAGGCATATTTATTTGATTGGAAAAACAGGAATGGGCAAGACAACAATGATGGAAAATATGATTTACCACGATATCCAAAATAATAAAGGTGTCGCCTTAGTTGATCCGCACGGAGATTTTGTTGAAAAAATTCTTGATTATGTTCCTTCGCGCAGAATAAATGATGTTATTTATTTTAATCCGTCTGATGTTGAATATCCGATTGCTTTTAATATTTTAGAATCAATGACGCCTGAATCAAAAAATATAGCAGCGTCAGGATTAATCGGTATTTTTAAAAAATTGTGGGCGGACAGCTGGGGACCGAGATTGGAATATCTTTTACGAAACGCGATTCTAGCTTTAATGGATTATCCTAATAGCACTATTTTAGGCGTAATGCGAATTTTAATTGATAAAAATTTTAGAAAAAAAGTTGTGGAGCAGATTAAAGATCCAATCATAAAATCATTTTGGGAAAACGAATACACAAAATACTCAAATTCATTTCAAGTTGAAGCAATCAGCCCTATACAAAATAAAATTGGGCAATTTTTATCATACTCTTTAATTAGAAATATAATAGGGCAGGTAAAGTCATCTTTTGATATCAGGGAAATAATGGATAATAAAAAAATTCTTTTAATGAATTTTTCAAAAGGCAGAATTGGAGAAGACGCTTCAGCGCTTTTAGGCGCGATGATGATTACCAAAATCCAACTGTCTGCAATGGAAAGGGTAAATATTCCAGAAGAAAAAAGAGAAGATTTTTATCTTTATGTTGATGAATTTCAGAATTTCGCGACCGAATCTTTCGCAAATATTTTGTCAGAAGCTCGGAAATATCGTTTAAATTTAGTTATCACAAACCAATATATAGAACAGCTTGATGAAAAAGTCCAAGCGGCAATTTTTGGCAATGTAGGCACTATAGTAAGTTTTCGGGTCGGACCTTCTGACGCGGAAATATTGGAAAAAGAGTTTGCGCCGAAATTTACTGAAGAAGATTTATTGAATTTGGCTAAATACCATATTTATATCAAATTAATGATTGATGGAATCGCCAGCGAGCCGTTTTCCGCGATCGGACTTCCACCTCTTGCAAGAGAAGAAGGAAACTCTGAAAAAATTATTAAAGCTTCACGCGAACATTATAGTAAAAACCGCGAAGAAATAGAAGAAAAAATTATAAAATGGACGGAAAACGACAAAAACCAAACAATAGATAATAAAAAACAAAACATTCAAGACAGAAGAAAATTTGAAAGCAAGCAAGAAAATATTGTTTTATGCAGTTATTGCGGGGCGAAAACAACAACATCTTTTAAGCCAGACGGAATAAGACCTATTTTTTGCAAAAGCTGTCTTGCTAAATTGCGCGCTAAAGAATTAAAAATTCAAAAAAACAGCAAAGGTGAATATATTGTGTTAGAAGAAAAAGAATCAAATAATCAAAAAAATATATTAGAAACAAGTTTATCGCAATTAAAATCTAAAAAAAAGATTGGAGAAAAAAACGAAAATTTTATAAAGAAGAATGATTCTAAAAAAAATAATCTGTTAAAACCTGGAGAAAAGGTTAAATTTTGATTTAGATTTTGATTTTTTTATTAGCTTATGTATAATAAATTATCTTCTAAAAATATTATAAAAGTAAACATCGAAACATAATCAAAAGAGGTAAATAATGATAAGCCTAGAATGGATCTTAAGAATGATGGAAAGGAGGGAAAAAATCTGTTATCTATTTGTAGATAACGACAATCTATTCAATATGTTGAAATTAGCTAATTGGACAATAAATTTTACAAGTTTCTTGAATTATTTGCTACTTAAAATAAATAGCTCTAAAATCAGGTCATTTTTTTATGCGAGAAAGGAGGAACGCGAATCTCAACAAAAAAAATTATTTAAATGCGGCCAAAGAATCAAAGGCTGAAATTATTGATATT
This genomic interval from Patescibacteria group bacterium contains the following:
- a CDS encoding type IV secretion system DNA-binding domain-containing protein → MLENQEKKNDITLFAETNFRNKKKRFGIKIDDRRRHIYLIGKTGMGKTTMMENMIYHDIQNNKGVALVDPHGDFVEKILDYVPSRRINDVIYFNPSDVEYPIAFNILESMTPESKNIAASGLIGIFKKLWADSWGPRLEYLLRNAILALMDYPNSTILGVMRILIDKNFRKKVVEQIKDPIIKSFWENEYTKYSNSFQVEAISPIQNKIGQFLSYSLIRNIIGQVKSSFDIREIMDNKKILLMNFSKGRIGEDASALLGAMMITKIQLSAMERVNIPEEKREDFYLYVDEFQNFATESFANILSEARKYRLNLVITNQYIEQLDEKVQAAIFGNVGTIVSFRVGPSDAEILEKEFAPKFTEEDLLNLAKYHIYIKLMIDGIASEPFSAIGLPPLAREEGNSEKIIKASREHYSKNREEIEEKIIKWTENDKNQTIDNKKQNIQDRRKFESKQENIVLCSYCGAKTTTSFKPDGIRPIFCKSCLAKLRAKELKIQKNSKGEYIVLEEKESNNQKNILETSLSQLKSKKKIGEKNENFIKKNDSKKNNLLKPGEKVKF